Below is a genomic region from Vitis riparia cultivar Riparia Gloire de Montpellier isolate 1030 chromosome 5, EGFV_Vit.rip_1.0, whole genome shotgun sequence.
TGTTATCTCATGATATTTTATGAAGCCTAAGAAAAAGAGGGAGACTTGCGTGAGATTGGTTATTGATTGTTGTGTAAATTATGATCATTGAGGGCAATAATTAAGGGTCTGTTTGATTGgtgtttttaagaattattttctgttcttgaaaacaaaactactaaaaacttgtttggttgagaaaattgtttttgtttttcttgttctcCAAATGACACTTTttagataacaaaaaaaaatgttattttctctgtttttttactgtttacagaacaaaaaaagtcataaaaagAACATCtgttttccatgttttttttcttcctgtTCTCATATTTCCTCTTCTCCAGCACAGTGGCGGCATCTCCAATGGCAAGAAACGAAGGTAACTCCACCAACACAtttgtgttttccttttatttccgCATATGTTGAAGTTATTTTTGGTAGATCTAGTAAAATAGGCTTATTTTAGTAACATTTGTTGAGAAAAATGTTAGATTTGGGCAAAGAGATATTAGTTATGTGATTCGAATGAGatctgagtttttttttttttatcatgtgttgttagtttttttatttttctcgtTTATATTTTCccgtttggatgctgagaaaagtaAGGAAcgagaatgaaaatagaaaaaaaaaattcctgatttttcccgtttctctattttgatttttcttgagttgatttgttcaagaaaaacaaaaagtttgCTTAAGGAcatggaagagaaagaaaatgagttgCTTTGAGAGGGTTTTGCGGATGACTTTTTTCTCAGTTTTGAAGAAGATGAGAGATGTTGAGGGTAAGGGTAGTAATATGTATCTCAATAGTAGAATGGGCAGAGATAGTTTTAAGGGACATggttggtaaaaaaaaaattcatacataaAGTGCAAATCTATTGATCAAAGCATATTAGTTGGTAAAATCTATTGGTCAACCCAAACAAAACACCATTTTCAGGGGATCCCTTGGAAAGTAATCATCTTCAAACTTGACCTTACTTGCATTTATTTTCAtatcctatttattttatttacaagctTGTTAGGtgaaaattagttataaaaattaaattaattctttttaaaactttttatctcatcttaatagaatatactataatttttaataaaattaaagattaaatcaagaaaacaatgttaataaaaatgattttatcatgtttgatttttaaaaaatatatataaaaaaatattatattaatattagtgAGATACatacatcatattttattttatttttaataatttatcaacttatataaaaattttaaaatgaaataatttttttaatttaaatgaattgtgtatataaaaattatttataaatttataatataaagttacttgaaaaaaacattttattaattggaaaaaaaaaacatctttcaaacatgtttttggttttacttgttctaaaaaacttttttattaactcaactaatatgtttttttttttttttttttgagaacaaaaaccgttttccaaaatttagttcctaaacaaatttttttttcttctaaaactattcttaaaaactattctcaataactattttccataatagttttcaaaaccAGCAATCAAGCATGCCCTAAATTTTTCTCCaccaaaaaaattagttttgtcAATGTTTTAAACGATCCATTGATTGGATCATCGGTCTTGAATATCCTTTCTGGCTGTTTTAACGCTGAATCACTTAAGGACTCGTGACTCAATCGCTTACGTTGGCTGATCATATGgattggtttttcacagaactGATTGGACCTctctttgaactttttttcttttgtgttccaAAATTTGTCAAGCTTCAACGCAACACCATGACGAAAGATCCGAGGACTTGACTTCATTTGATTGCAGCGACTAGGCAGAGATGGGCTTGGTGACAAATCGAAGGCCAGGATGAGTGGGCTTGGGCCCAGATCATTTGACTTTGGGGGCACGCTTTGAATTCTACATCCAGGCTTGACTACCGGATGTTCTCCGGGTCGGCATTGAACTCATAATTTGGTTATTCGTAACCCGCATCAACCACTCAGTTTTAACCCTTTACTAATgtaaaaacatttgaaattgGTATCTACAGCTCCCAAGGATTGGTCGTCGAGAATCTTGAGATCAGTCCTTTTAAATTCCGGATGCTGTACTGTCTATCCATACCGGCCATTATAATTGGACTTCtgcatttaaaaacaaatagttCACCGCACCACATGAAAAGCATACCTATGAGATAATGACAATGTCTTGGAAGCAATGGCCTTGTCTCGAAAACGAATCTTACTTTGATAATAACTCTTTAGGGAGGTAATcaaattacttataatatttcaaagaaTCAAAAGTCACCCGACAACATCCATCCATTCTGCCAAGTTTCCTTTGAGTGTACCAAGTGTGTGTTTTTCTCGTGATTCAAGCCAATCTTAAATAATGGAAATGACACGTTGGCACCTATCTTATCTGCCACCCACATCCACAATCCTCAAAAGTCAAAAGCATTGACAAGCTGGCATCCGTGGATGGTCAATACATAATCTCGCTGAAGCACTTATAAGTTATAaccataataaatattataattacaaGTACAAGGAACTTATTGTTATTAGTGGAAGTACAACGATACATGCAGCATTACTTTTATCATTTGGACAATGGACGGACATTATGGACACTACAGAGGGTATAATCAGGACCCAGCACAACACTTAAGCACCGACGGGGGTGGTTGGGAGAGTGGCATCCAGTTCGCTTCCTGTACGCTTGATTCTCTGATCCTCGCTGTCTTTCCCACCTAGCCATATTTCAGGAATTACTTGCGCAAGATTGTGCACCGTCTCCAGTACATAGTCCGCTTCTTTGGTCTTCATTGTTTTTCCGACCTTGGGTACAAaaggagaaattaaattaatagttATCACCACATGATGATCAGAAAAAGTTATAACACTTGCGACTATGAGTTGGGTGTCGATTTTCCATGTGGGAGGTGGGTAACAAAAGTCACATGTGACAGCCAAGATTTTAAGATCCGGTGATTTAATCAACAATGGTGAACCCAATCATATTGACTAGGTGTTGGAATGGCAGCAGACACCATGCACAAAAGGGAATAATATCTCGACTTACAATAGAAGAGAATGGAATTACTTAAGACAATTGATCTCCTAAttgatttttccaaatttaGCAGCCAAAGCCACGCTTTTCTACCTAATACTGTTTGGAGATGTTATCAAATCAATAAATGCATAACAAATCGTCATGAATAGCAACAAAATGTAAAAGTGAGGTAAAAATTACCAAAACGGTTCGTAGGCCCAAAGCTTTTCCGGCAGCAATATTGCGGACGTTGTCGTCAAGGAACAGCTGccagaagaaaacaaaactcaTCAATCGATCAATCAATCCTAGttgtaatagatttttttttaaaatcgcAGCGAGCTCAGATAAGataaggagagagaaaaaaaatctgtGTCTCAGCATACCGTACGAGGAGGATTGACATTGGCAGCATCAAGGGCGATTTTCATGGCGTCCAATGATGGTTTCAGAATAACCGGAAACTCATCAAGGCGAGTCGATTTCGGGAGGTTCGGATTCATTGTCTCGAAGCAAATGATCTGATCGAAGCAATCTTGCAATCCCAGCCTGTCCAATACCTTAATCGCATGGTTTCGATCGGAATTGGTGAGAATCTGtataaatgagaaagaaaaggatTACAAAACTGAAATCATTGTATTTGaagttgaatttgaaaattgcttTTTGAACTTACAATTTTTCTGAGAGCGATGCTTCTCAGAAGGCTACGGAGTTGTGAATCAGGTTTGATC
It encodes:
- the LOC117913851 gene encoding uncharacterized protein LOC117913851, producing MDFCGKSLRDSTSPFDCLVFDLDDTLYHSKTGIAEACKRNIEEFLVQKCGFGETKASSLRVELFKNYGSTLAGLRALGYNIDADDYHSFVHGRLPYELIKPDSQLRSLLRSIALRKIILTNSDRNHAIKVLDRLGLQDCFDQIICFETMNPNLPKSTRLDEFPVILKPSLDAMKIALDAANVNPPRTLFLDDNVRNIAAGKALGLRTVLVGKTMKTKEADYVLETVHNLAQVIPEIWLGGKDSEDQRIKRTGSELDATLPTTPVGA